The genomic segment AACTTAACCATACTGGAGAATATCTTACTCTCTGAATCAGCCACCCTCCTCCAAATCCTCTTATCCATAGATGCGGTGAATACGTAGGCAATATACCTAGCCATTGCAACTTCACTAGTCCTAAAGTTCAACTTAGCCCTCTCCCCCTCCCTCAGGAGGGTTTCAAGCATACTTAACGCATCATCTATAATGGGCCTAAATTCTCCACTAGTTAATTCACTAACCTTAATACCAGTCTCCTCAATTACTCTCCTTCCACTTCTAGTGAATGGGTAGCTATCCAGTAGCTTCCCTATACTGCACTCCTCAACACGCATTAACCGTGTAAACTAAAACTCACTTTAATAACCAGTGGATAGTTAATTTAAAGTATTATATCATTTACTTAAGAGGAACATTGTGGAAAACTCATTTAAAGCGAATGCAATTACTAGGTGAATGAACGTTAAGGACGTTAAGCAGGCTATTAGAGAGAGGGTTTGGAGACTACTTGAGGAGAAGAACACCGCCGCCTTCCCAAGGCCAGTGTATGGACGTATACCTAACTTCATAGGTTCAGAGAGGGCTTGTGAACTAGCCGCCTCCTTACCAGAATTTCAAGGGGCGCATGTAATTAAAGTTAACCCAGATTCACCGCAGAGGAGGTGTAGGGAGATCACTTTAAATAGTGGTAAGTTGTTGATAATGCCTACGCCAAGGATTAAGGAAGGCTTCCTTATGCTTGATCCCACTAAGATACCTAGGCATTATTATAGGGAAGCCTCTACTATAGGCGGGGCATTTAAGTGGGGCAAACCCATTAAGCCCTGGGACGCGCCAAAGATAGACCTTGTAGTAGTGGGTTCAGTAGCCGTTAACCCAGCTACTGGTCGTAGGCTTGGTAAGAGCCATGGTTACGCTGAGGTAGAGTGGGGTATAATGAGTATGTTTGGTAAGGTTAATGAGAGTACACCAGTGGTAACCACAGTACATGACCTACAGCTCGTGAATGATAATATACCTAAAGAACCCTTCGATCTACCAGTTGACATAGTAGTTACGGCAAGTAGGGTAATAAGGGTAAGTAGAGTTGATGTGAAACCCATAGGCATTTACTGGGAGTATGTTACAGAAGATATGTTGAGGGAAATCCCATTATTGGCTGAGCTGTATGATAGAAGTAGACAATAGGGAATGTGAAGGGTTACATTACTAGGATAAAAAGCAAACCATGGTGAACATAACTACAATAATTAATGAGGAAAAAGGATCAGCACTAGGCTTGGTGCCTAGCCCCTATGCTAGTTTAACTATGGCTTTCACTGTTTAACATCTCTGGCAATCCGTTCAAGCCTTAACCTTGTTTCATGATTCCTTCTACGTGTAGGAACCATGCTGCCCTCCACCATAACTTAACTTCCTCTTTTTATCTAATCACTAATGGAATCCACGGCATTAAGCAATAACGTAGTCGTCCACTTACCATCTTTAATGGCAGCCTTTGCCTCATTTAGGTCTGGAGCTATGGCCATGGCTTTCACGGTCTCCTCAGCAACTTTGTAGAGTTTTTCATTTTCTTTAACTGGATCCTTATTTATTAATTCCTTACTTTTATTCAGAAACCTCTCATTAAATTCTAGGTGAGCATTAATCTCTCTTACTTGAGTCTAGGTTAAGGACCTTGGCTAAGATCTCCATTATATCAATACCCCTACGCCTAGCCTCATTGATGAGTACCTTAGGTATAGCTATAAGATTAAATACTTAGCCTTAAAACGCCTTTCACCATTCATAAGGGAAAGCACGCATTGAAGAGGATCCTGATATTTCTAGTGCCCTAAGTAATTTAATACTGTGTATTTAACCATTGGGTCTGGTATAATGTATTTATCGTTGATTTTAGCCAAGTATCCATACCTAACCAGGTTCCTTAATAATTCATTGAACCTCACATCAGATATGCTACCTACCTTAACCTCAACATATCTCTTGATTTCACTCCACGTATCTAAACCATGGGCCACAGCGCCTAGTATTGCCAAATACCTAGCTCTGGCTGGTCTAATTAATTCGCTTAGCTCGTCAATCACTAGTTTTGAGCCTTCCTCAAACACTCTGCTTAATGCATCGCCATGGTTTAGACCTACCATGCCCCTTAGGTATCCATATAGTGTTAACCAGCCAATAACGCCATCAACTTTATCATAGACCTCAGCTAACTCGGTATCACTAACTTCAACGTTAAGTTCCTTAAAACCAGCCCTCAGGAAATCAATACTTAGTTCCCTACTAAACCTATCAACGTAAATCTCCTTAACATACCTACCATAAAGTGGTGCCTTAGCATCATTAAGTCTTAGGAAATCCCTTAGCACGCCGATTTCGCTTCCAGTTATGATGAATTTAATGTTACTTAAGTTATCGTAGGCCCATGCCAAAACGCCATCATACCTAATGTTTGAGAACCTCATGTATTGGGCCTCATCAAGTACAATAATAAACATAGTGGAGTTATCAATACACCACCTATTAATAGCGTCAAGTAACTCAGTTAAGTTAACATGCACATTACCATTAATCCTAATCTCAAGGCTATCTGAACCAACCTTAATCCACTTGATCTTGGTTAGAATCTCCTTAATACTTAACCATAACCTTCCACTTATGTTCATAAAGCCCCTAAACTCATTAAGCATGTACTTAACTAGGCTAGTCATGCTGACGCTGTTCTCTGTAAAGTATATCCGTCTAACATCAATCAAAACATAAGGATGTGTTAACTCACTTAAAAACGACTTCACAAGGCTAGTTTTCCCAACCCTACGAACACCGTAAACTACAATGATCTTCTCATCCCTATTTACTGCATCATACAGTTCCCTAAGTTCATAATCCCTATCATATAGATCAATTCTACTGTTCTTTGGTTCAAGGTTAAATAGCATAACTAACGCCTCCCGTTAGTAACTAACACTCCCCGTTAGTATTTAAAAGTTATTTTACAATACTTCACTTCACTAAAACACTTATGAGATTAAAATGAATCATGAGAACGGGGATAACTAAATGATAGTATGAGGGTTCATTTAAATGATTAGGCATTGTATAATTATCTCATTGGCTTAACTGAAGTGCCTAGCCATTTCCTCATTACCAGGCATTTTAAGTATTGCATCTATGACTTGGTTCGCTTGCTCATTGCTCTTAGTCCTTGGGTCAATTATAAGCCAGTTAAATAAAGCATCCCTACCGCCTCCTAGGAATGCCTCAATGGCCCATTCACCCCTAATCACCCTAGGCATTATAGTGTACTTAAGTACCCTGCCCCATGCCTTAGGTAAGTTACTGAAACTTAACCTATGGACACCCTTAGCATCAATTACGGCAGGCATTTCCACGGCCACATCATCCTGTATGCCTGGTATTGCACCCTGATTGGGTACATTTACTTCAATGGTCTTAGCCTTATCCTCAATCATGGCTTCAATAACCATTGTAACCGGCTCACCTTCACTCCTGACTGGTGGTATATGTTCAGTTAATGGCTTAGTCTCATTCTCGAGGGCTCTCTTAAGTTCATTAAACTCAATCTTATGCCACGTTAAGTACATTGCCCAACCTATCTCCGAGTCTGGGCCACCTAATGGCCCGTACCAATACTGTTTGGTCTTAAGGTCCCAATGATACTTCCATGTCCCGCTCCTAACAGTGTCACCTATTGGCCATAGACCATATGCCCTATACATGTCAACGGCCGCTGGTGAAATATGCACATCAAATGGATTACTCTGCTCCTCCCTCCACCTCTCGAAGTATTGGCTTGACTTAACGTTAATCCATTCATCAATTAGGTGATATGCGTCTTCGCCATTGTATTTAAGCCTAGTTAACCAGTCATCATGGTTAACCCCAATAACCTCAATCTCGGCCTTACCCTCATCTAGTCCAAGAACCCTAAGCAAATCCTTATAGGCATAGTAGCCATCACATAGCCCAATCACCTTAGCCTTAGTCTCCCTACTAATCAGTGTCGTCAATTCGAAGACTGGGTTTGATACGTTTAGGAGCCAGGCATTTGGTGCGTAATCCACAACGTCGTTAGCTATATCTAGGGCTAGTTTAAACTGGTAGTAACCCCAGATTGTGTGGTAATCAGACACCATGTTCCACTCAACACTATTAATACCCCTATAGTACCCATACTTCTCGGAGATCTCTCTCATCCTCTCATAATGCCCATGCCCCTTGGCTAAGGTTGAGTTGACCACGAAGTCAGCGTCCTTAATAGCCTCCCTTCTATCCGTGGTGGTAACTATGTTTAAGTTACCCTTAACCTCCGAAACATACCTCTTAGCGAACCTACTAACCAAGGCCAACCTACCCTCATCAATATCCATTAAAACCACGGTACTACCACTAAGGCTTGGTATTAGAGCTAGGTCTTTAACGAGACCAATGGCCCATGCAGCGCTACCAGCACCTATTAGGGCTATCTTATATCCATGACTAGACACCATGAGTGTAATGTTTTCAAGTACTTTTAAAGTTAATTATATATAGGTTATTAGCAATAGTAAAAATATTATATAGCTAAGTTATTAATTAATATTATTTAGGTGAATCCATTAAATTAATGAATCATCTCCATTCACTTGGTTCAACGCTAGTCCTGACCTTATCCTCATCGTTCAACCTCCATAAGCCCCTCTTAAAATCCAGGAGAACTATGCCTAATTCACTGGCTACGTAATCACTCAACAGTATTTCATCAATAACTTGGGTTAACGATCACGTTAACTAATATTGGTTTAATTCGCCTATCCTCAAGAATTAGCTCAAGCTCAGCGGCACTCTCGAAGAGGTATGCCTCTGCCTCACCGCCACCAGTATCAAGGGTTATTAATTCCCCTGTTCTTGATGGTGGCCATAGGCCCAAGGCTCTAGCTGCCCTAACAGGTACCGCTACGTCTGGTGAAACTGTTTCAAAACCACTATTAAGTAATGCCGATGACTCTATCTCATTGCTTCCGCTCCTTAGCCTTATCCGCACCCTCGCCGCCATATGGAATTACCTTAGCCATAACAGCCCTACGTCTCATGTAACCTAATCTCCTCCTAGGTCTCCTCATTCTCCTATATATCCTAGCTAATTCATCAAAGTCAACTGACACATTTAGTAATTGTTTAAGGTCTTTAAAAGGGTTTAGGAACCGTCTTACATTACATGATAAGAAGCTTCAATGTGCTTACTCTCCTTATTAACTTCAATTGAAGTTGGTTACAGTATTTGGACTTGATTCGTGGGTTCATGAAGCAACTTATTAAACGCCGCCTATGAATGGTTACCTATGGTGGTTATTGCCTTAGATTCAGGTAAGACTAGGACTAACGCTGTGGCTATTAATAGTGACTTAAATGTGTTATGTAGGGTGAGTGGTAGAGGTGGTGGATTAATCTATGATAGTGGAGTGATAACTAATACATTGCTTGGGGTTATTGAGGAGTGCATTAGATTAATGGGAATTGGGACCAGTAGCATTGATGCCATAGTCATAAGCTGGGCTGACTTAGATACTGAGGCGTATTGGGTTAAGGCAAGCGGAATCATCAATGAATTATCCGTGAAGCTTAACATACCGCGTAGTAAACTAGTATTTGATCATGATGCAGTAGCGGCATACTACGCCGTAACCCTAGGTGAACCCGGTGTAGCTGTCATAGCCGGTACTGGTGCTATTGCACTG from the Caldivirga sp. genome contains:
- a CDS encoding 5-formyltetrahydrofolate cyclo-ligase — encoded protein: MNVKDVKQAIRERVWRLLEEKNTAAFPRPVYGRIPNFIGSERACELAASLPEFQGAHVIKVNPDSPQRRCREITLNSGKLLIMPTPRIKEGFLMLDPTKIPRHYYREASTIGGAFKWGKPIKPWDAPKIDLVVVGSVAVNPATGRRLGKSHGYAEVEWGIMSMFGKVNESTPVVTTVHDLQLVNDNIPKEPFDLPVDIVVTASRVIRVSRVDVKPIGIYWEYVTEDMLREIPLLAELYDRSRQ
- a CDS encoding PaREP1 family protein, translating into MNAHLEFNERFLNKSKELINKDPVKENEKLYKVAEETVKAMAIAPDLNEAKAAIKDGKWTTTLLLNAVDSISD
- a CDS encoding ATP-binding protein, whose product is MLFNLEPKNSRIDLYDRDYELRELYDAVNRDEKIIVVYGVRRVGKTSLVKSFLSELTHPYVLIDVRRIYFTENSVSMTSLVKYMLNEFRGFMNISGRLWLSIKEILTKIKWIKVGSDSLEIRINGNVHVNLTELLDAINRWCIDNSTMFIIVLDEAQYMRFSNIRYDGVLAWAYDNLSNIKFIITGSEIGVLRDFLRLNDAKAPLYGRYVKEIYVDRFSRELSIDFLRAGFKELNVEVSDTELAEVYDKVDGVIGWLTLYGYLRGMVGLNHGDALSRVFEEGSKLVIDELSELIRPARARYLAILGAVAHGLDTWSEIKRYVEVKVGSISDVRFNELLRNLVRYGYLAKINDKYIIPDPMVKYTVLNYLGH
- a CDS encoding alpha-glucosidase/alpha-galactosidase, with the protein product MVSSHGYKIALIGAGSAAWAIGLVKDLALIPSLSGSTVVLMDIDEGRLALVSRFAKRYVSEVKGNLNIVTTTDRREAIKDADFVVNSTLAKGHGHYERMREISEKYGYYRGINSVEWNMVSDYHTIWGYYQFKLALDIANDVVDYAPNAWLLNVSNPVFELTTLISRETKAKVIGLCDGYYAYKDLLRVLGLDEGKAEIEVIGVNHDDWLTRLKYNGEDAYHLIDEWINVKSSQYFERWREEQSNPFDVHISPAAVDMYRAYGLWPIGDTVRSGTWKYHWDLKTKQYWYGPLGGPDSEIGWAMYLTWHKIEFNELKRALENETKPLTEHIPPVRSEGEPVTMVIEAMIEDKAKTIEVNVPNQGAIPGIQDDVAVEMPAVIDAKGVHRLSFSNLPKAWGRVLKYTIMPRVIRGEWAIEAFLGGGRDALFNWLIIDPRTKSNEQANQVIDAILKMPGNEEMARHFS